In Phreatobacter oligotrophus, the following proteins share a genomic window:
- a CDS encoding site-specific integrase, which yields MASAKLTKRSVDAITPRATEFCVWDAEVSGFGVRVRPSGAMSYLAMYRTGGRNSPLRKVTLGSVGKLTVEEARAAARTILAKAELGEDVAEQLSNARKAETISDLCDLYFKEAERGVLIGKRGKPKKASTLTSDRGRITRHIKPLLGRKTVQEVTKADVERFLRDVASGRTATDVRTKKHGRAIVRGGQGTATRTVRLLGGIFTYAIELGMRQDNPVHGVRKFADGQSERFLSSEELSRLGAALREAETIGLPWNANLDAPGAKHLPRNPEDRRTRLSPHATAAIRFLILTGLRLREALSLRWSDVDVERGLLFLPDTKTGRRTVVLGDSAMEILQSVPRISGFRFVFAGEKLDRPRSDLKRPWSIVTRAAGLEGVRLHDLRHTFASHGAAAGMGLTVVGRLLGHADIKTTNRYSHFDTGPLRRAADAAGAPIAAALNGTGQLKRSGA from the coding sequence ATGGCTTCAGCAAAACTCACCAAGCGCAGCGTCGACGCAATCACGCCAAGGGCCACCGAGTTCTGCGTCTGGGACGCCGAGGTCTCCGGGTTTGGCGTTCGCGTGAGGCCATCGGGTGCAATGTCGTATCTAGCGATGTACCGCACCGGCGGCCGCAACAGTCCACTCCGCAAAGTGACCCTTGGCTCGGTTGGTAAGCTGACCGTCGAGGAAGCGCGAGCCGCCGCAAGGACGATCCTCGCCAAGGCGGAGCTCGGCGAGGACGTCGCCGAACAGCTCTCGAATGCCCGCAAGGCCGAGACCATCTCCGACTTGTGTGACCTCTATTTCAAGGAGGCAGAGCGTGGGGTCCTGATCGGGAAGCGCGGCAAGCCGAAGAAGGCCTCAACGCTTACCTCGGATCGCGGCCGCATCACGCGACACATCAAGCCCCTGCTCGGTCGAAAGACTGTCCAGGAAGTCACCAAGGCGGACGTTGAAAGGTTTCTGAGGGACGTTGCCTCAGGTCGGACCGCGACCGATGTCCGCACAAAAAAGCATGGACGGGCGATCGTGCGCGGCGGACAGGGTACGGCCACCCGAACCGTTCGCCTTCTCGGGGGCATCTTCACCTACGCGATCGAGTTGGGGATGCGGCAGGACAACCCGGTCCATGGCGTCCGAAAGTTCGCCGACGGCCAAAGCGAGCGCTTCCTGTCATCAGAAGAATTGTCTCGGCTCGGCGCGGCGCTTCGGGAGGCCGAAACCATCGGCCTCCCTTGGAACGCCAACTTGGACGCGCCCGGCGCCAAACATCTGCCACGCAATCCGGAGGATCGGCGGACGAGGCTAAGCCCTCATGCCACCGCTGCGATCCGCTTCCTCATCCTCACCGGGCTTAGGTTAAGGGAAGCGCTTTCCTTGCGATGGTCAGACGTGGATGTCGAACGCGGGCTTCTGTTCCTACCCGACACGAAAACCGGGCGACGAACCGTGGTGCTTGGCGATTCCGCTATGGAAATTCTGCAGTCCGTTCCGCGGATCTCTGGGTTTCGCTTCGTCTTCGCAGGGGAGAAGCTGGATCGGCCGAGGTCAGACCTCAAGCGCCCTTGGTCGATCGTCACACGAGCGGCGGGACTGGAAGGTGTTCGTCTTCATGATCTGCGCCACACGTTCGCCAGCCACGGCGCCGCAGCTGGGATGGGCCTGACGGTGGTTGGCCGTCTTTTGGGACACGCGGACATCAAGACGACGAACCGGTACAGCCACTTCGATACCGGTCCACTGCGGCGGGCAGCAGATGCGGCGGGAGCTCCGATCGCGGCTGCCCTGAATGGCACTGGTCAACTCAAGCGCAGTGGCGCCTAG